In the Parasphingorhabdus halotolerans genome, TTCCAGCGTTGCCTCCAAATATGATGTGATGAACGATGCCATGACAGCCGGAACGCACCGGCTTTGGAAAGACCGTTTCGTGCGCCGCGTGAAAGCCCGCGAAGGCGAAGAAATTCTCGATATGGCGGGCGGCACCGGTGACATTGCTTTCCGCATGGTCGATACCGGCGCGAACATTACAGTGGCTGACATAAACCCCGATATGCTGGAAGCCGGCGTTGAACGGGCCATCAAGAAAGGCGAAGGTCGGCTGGTCTGGAGCGAACAAAACGCGGAAGAACTGAACTTCCCAGATACGCATTTCGATGCCTACACCATTGTGTTTGGCATCCGCAACGTCACCCATATCGATAAGGCGCTGGAAGAGGCGCACCGGGTTTTGCGATACGGTGGACGGTTTTACTGCATGGAGTTCTCGCAGACCAAATGGCCGGGTTTTGACAAGGCTTATGATTTTTATTCTCACCGAATTTTACCTAAAGTCGGTAAAGCTGTGGCCGGAGACGAAGACAGCTACCGCTATCTTGCAGAATCGATTGATCGCTTTCCACCGATGGAAAAATTTGAGGCGATGATCAAGACGGCAGGCTTTTCGCAGACCAAGGTCGAACCGATGATGGGCGGGCTGGTCTGTATTCACAGCGGCTGGAAAGTCTGAGCACGTAAAATCCATGACCTCTGCCCGCACCCATATGTTTCGTCTGCTCAAATGGGGCCGCACGCTCGCCAAGCATGGCGCGCTACGCGACCTTGAAAAGCACAAGGCAACACCGCCGCAGGTCCGCCGCCTGTTTCGCTTCGCGCGGTTGGGCACGATACAGCCGAAAACGCCCAATTATTCTGCGGCGCTGCAAGCCATTGGCCCGGCAGCGATCAAGCTCGGCCAGACGCTCGCCACCCGACCTGACATTATCGGGGTGGAAGCTGCGCGTGATCTTCTCCAACTGCAAGATAATCTACCACCAGTGGCGTTTGATAAAATTCGCGACGAGATTGAAGCCAGCCTCGGCAAGTCGGTCGAAGAGCTTTACAGTCACATTGATCCCGACCCGGTTGGTGCGGCGTCGATTGCTCAGGTGCACCGGGCGACGACGATTGAAGGCAAGGATGTTGCGGTAAAAGTGCTGCGCCCCGGGATTATCAAAAAGTTCAACCAAGATATCGA is a window encoding:
- a CDS encoding class I SAM-dependent methyltransferase — protein: MALESKTVSFGYEDVDENEKVGRVGQVFSSVASKYDVMNDAMTAGTHRLWKDRFVRRVKAREGEEILDMAGGTGDIAFRMVDTGANITVADINPDMLEAGVERAIKKGEGRLVWSEQNAEELNFPDTHFDAYTIVFGIRNVTHIDKALEEAHRVLRYGGRFYCMEFSQTKWPGFDKAYDFYSHRILPKVGKAVAGDEDSYRYLAESIDRFPPMEKFEAMIKTAGFSQTKVEPMMGGLVCIHSGWKV